Part of the Colius striatus isolate bColStr4 chromosome 4, bColStr4.1.hap1, whole genome shotgun sequence genome, gaaagtagACAAAGTAGACAAAAAGAAGAGACaaagaaggcaaagaaaagacaaagataaagaaggcagagaaaaggcGGCAGAGAAAGGAGtgtaagaagagaaagaagatagAAATCCACACCACCATTCTGTTGTGTGTCACACCAGGGATCCATGAGTGAGGAGGTAAAGCTTCCTTGGGATGTCAGAGGGGAGCTGCACCTTACCTTTTCCGATGTTGGGGAAGTGCCACTTTCCTGCACCTTAAGTtgtgccctggctgtgctgttAGTGCCACTGAAGGGGTGCCTTGGCGCTGTTGGGTTCCTGCTACTTTTCCATTTACAGTAAGGCACAATCACACTGCTTACCCTTGCAAAGGTATCCAGCTTGTCTTTGTCATACAGGATCCTCAGCATTCCAGCACAGATGGGACAGCAGGCTCCTGAGGGAGTGAAAAACCGTAtctcagaaacaaaagcaattcAGTCTTTTTGCTTTGAAGTCAGCAGAGGTCAAAAGTAGAACATGGACTGAGAATGACAAGAGTAACACTACCCCAGCCAATGTTTTGGTTTGACAGCAGGACTGCACAGTTTCCAGGATTTGTTTGATGTTGAAAACACGTCTCTTGCAAAAGCAGGCACCCCTCAACACACAGATCCTGCTCTCAGCCTGAAGCAGCAAGCTTACTGGCAGCCAAACCCCCCAGGCACTGCATTGCACAGGCCAAGGTTTTGCAGGGATGCATGCATGTGCTACTACAGAAACGGTGAATTCCAACAGCTGAAAGAGCCAGGACACCACAAGAGCAGTTATGCACACAGACAACATTTCCCTCTGCCCCTGTACCATGCTGGGGCTTACACTCCTGACACAataagggaggaggaaaggactTCTGCCAGATTTCTGTTTGACACAGAAGCTGAAcatctttctcctcctgttttcCCTCACCGTCGGAGGAAACAAAGGGCTAATATTTCAACTTTCTACCTGTGCCTGTGTATTTAATTCAGCCTCCAACTTACACAATTCACACTCACAGAGTGACTTTGACAATATTAAATATAATACCAAAGCACAAAGACCCTTTTCCAAACCTGTGCATGAGAAAAATGGCCAACACTGCTTCTTTTTAACACCTGAGCTGCCCTTGCTCTGTGCGCCACCTGCGACTAGTCACTGTTTCACAAAGGAAGTATTTGTGACCACAGTAAAATACCAGTTCAAAACAGCACAACTGCAAAACTATTCCTGCTATCTCCCTCCTTCTCATCTGATATCTCCCTCTGTCTTCCAATTAACCACCCTCTCTGTTGCTCTGGCATTCCAGTGGGGCATCTGTGCTGCCGCTTCCACACACTCCCTCACCCGAttcccacacacacagacctcGCTGGTTCCTCCCAAACCAGTTGCTTTGGGTTGATGTGgacagggggacagctgccagTTTCTAAAGCCTGAAGGAGTGTGACTCCAAGGCTTTCCCACTTCAGAAAAGGCCTCAGGACAGATGTCTGCTTCCCCCTGTCTCTGGGACGTCTCCAAGGCAGCGGGGGGCTATTTGAGGCGGATTTTCCAGGCGCGTTCCCTGGCGGCAGGAAGGAGCGTACCCGGCGCGATGACGGGCTTGCAGGCGGCAGCAGACAGCTGGGGACACTTGACAAAGGCACACTCGCTGTGGAAGCCGTAGTCTGAGAGCACACCCACGGCCTGGCACGGGCCCCGGTAGTCCACGGCCACGCGCTCGGCGTAGGCGGCGCACACGCTGCTGTAGGTCTCGCCGTTGTGCCCGCACACGGGTTCCACCGACTTGCAGAACGGCTGAAACACGAGAGAGAAACGTTCCAAACATCCACCTCTATGTGCAGCAGGACCAGAGTCAGTCCAGCACCAGGGTAAACCACAGTGACTGGGAGCTGGCTCATAACATTGGCAATGGCTTGGAAAAGAGGGAATCCACAGTAAATAGCCCACCAGCTTGTGAAGGGGGAACAGAGGCAGAGTGCTTAAAGAAGGTGACAGAAGAGCCTAAGAAGGAGACACATAGAAGGGGACATGGTTTGGGAAACAACACCTTTGGTTCTGTGTTAGTGCATCAATAAAATGACCATGACATTTAAACCAACATTACATAACTTAGGCAAATCTACTGTCTTCTATTATGTCATAAAGTGCTACTTAATTAATCCAATCCATTAGGAAATAATCCATTACAGCATTCACAGATATTTGAATGACTTATAAATCACTGACTCATCTCCCTCGTGCTTTGGTGTTCTTAAAGTCtagtgtgtgtgcacatgtacTTCTGACACACTGAGAAGCTCAATGTACACATCTACTGGAACTGAATCAAACCCATTcctagacccctctgccacaaaTAGTTGTTGTTGAGACCTTTACATCTACGTTTGCTGTGGCCATTTCCTCTCAGGAGAACACACCCAGTCTGACATTTGACTCAAACATGtaaaaatcaaaggaaatgGTAATATAGTTTCTTCCTATCCTGCCTGCACATGTACATAGTGTTAGTCCAACACACTCAAGTGGTCAAACACCAATAAACTTACGCTTCTCAACATCCAAAGTCTAGTGAAATGACACAACTCATTCCATAACCTCTTGCTAAGGTCTAAATGTTTCATTAAACTAGTATTTCAAGTTattcagcagagctctgtgaTCACTGTACCCTCTAACATAGCAAGACACTTAAGAGCATCTAGGTTACACACCTAAGCTAACAACACCACAGCTAGAGGACAAGTAAATGTGAACACCCCAGACAGTTTCATATCTTGCTGTCATCTTCCTTATAAAAGCAAGAATGAAAACTTAAAGCTACCAGTGTCAAAAACTTGGTGAACATGGACACAACTAGACATACAacagctggaggaaaaaacacagACATGCAATCAACATTCCTTTGATCCTTACTGTTCAAGGGCTGAACATTTCCCGAGTATCTCATGAGATTGCTGAGGTACAcaaagaattatctgtatttaaTGAGGTTGCTGAAAACAGGGCAAAGAAAAGAAGGTATAAAGACAGAAAGGCAGAAACTAAGAGTGGGGTAAAAGAGCAATAGCATTTATAACACAGAAAAGCCCTGAAAAAATGTTCTGTACTTCAAAGAACATCCACCAGCTGAGACCAAGAGAAGGTCTCACATTCATCCCTGGCATCTGAGGAAAGCCTCTGCAGAGTCAAGCCAGCAACTTTGAAAAGAGAGCTCCTGCCTGCTCTTGTAAAGCAACAGAAATAGCTTGGCTACCAACACTGTGGGGAGTGGTGGGATGGAAGGGCAAACATCATCCTAACATGAAGACTAATCCAATCCAGACTGAACAAAGACAATATGACAAGCTGCCTAGTCTGACAGAACTGAGGGGTAAATAGATCCTGAGCGACCTCTGTGGTGAGTCTGGGGCACGGGCACACAGGGTGCTGGAGACTCTACAAATGGGCATTTAAAACAAGTTCAAATTGGTGAAAACTAGCATTGAACTAGGCAAGGAACTGCACTAATTACTGCAAGCTTTCCTGCTGAAAGATACAGCAAGGCAACATAAACATCAGGGTATTACCCCCAGGAAAGCACGAGGTAAGCAAGCTTTTGATCACACACGAGACAACCAAAGCAGAGAAACACTTGACAACATTCTGAGTCTCACTTTGTGGGTAGTTTTCATACTAGTtagaattacattttttaaggaCTATTTTCAATGAGAATGTTTTCTGGACTCGTGCCAAACCCCACAACAGTGCCAAACCCCACAACAGTGCCATGCTGAACATCAACAAACAAAGCAGATTCGAGTACTTATGTCAGGAAGCACTTCCTACCTGGCAGGGTCCTCTGTATGCTAAGCTCTTTCCCTTTTGGTACAGAGTACAGAGGTTAGCGTATTCCACGTTGTCCGTGTCACAAACAGGGTCCCGCGTCTGGTCgcagctcagctgcctgggCACACATTCGTGCTGGCTGCATTCAAACTTTCCAAAACTTGTCAGGCAAACTTGTTTCTTTGGTATGCACCTGCATCAAGGAATAATAAATCCACATCGTGTCACGGGATGTCATTCTCAACGCATTGTCAAGGGCTAGCTGTGGTTCAGCAGAGATGCAGGAAGTACAAGTGATAAAACATCCCAGGCAGCCAACTTCGGGCCCCATCACACGCCTGGAACTGGTGTGCTCATGGTTAGTTAATGTATGTGAAACCTAACTACAGTTTCCACTGAAATCTACCTTTTAGCAaggatttttaaatacattttcccaGGAGGCTCAGGTAACCTTCTTGCCTACTCCCACAAGCTTCATTTTGGAAATGCACGTTTGAGGAGAAGTAGAGAAAACGTGAAAACACTGAAGTGCAAGAGAAAACCTTACTGCAGCTGGACCTGGACTGCAGCTTTGGCAGTCCAGTTCCAATGGCATGATGGTGATTACAGCTGCTCACCTACAGCGCTTTCTCTACAGGCACAGAGAGAAAACCAGTGTCTTCTGCATCAAGGCATTTGACATgcagaaaaagggggaaaaccccCCACCCCTGCTATCATCAGTTTTCATGAAAGCACAGTATTACACAACTTCTCATGGTGGCttcctttcaaaacagaaaaatgtacaCAGTCAAAGGAGGCTGCAGGATTGCACAACACTGAGGAAATTGAAGACAGAGACCAACAGTATGAGGCACAGCCTTTGATTTCTGTAAGAAAGGTCGGGCTGTCTTTTCTCCTGACGCTAGTGCAGAATGTGCTGTTGTTCTAACGTGTCTGCCTGTACAGATCTGGGGCTTTTcctgatgttaaaaaaaataaagattgtaCAGGCACCAGTTTTCACAAGATGTCAGTCTGCTTACGAGAAACCCAAGTGTTCCAGCGTGATCAGGTTATTGACTCAATGTGCCAGGTTGACTCCACATCTTACAcaagtgtggggtttttaaacTACTAGGAAAAAAGGTGTGAAACAAACTAGTAAAATGACATAGCTGCTTCAACAGAGTTTGATTCTCCTGCTTTTGAAAGTATCAGTTATCTTTTACTGCTACAGCTGAGACCTGCATCATGCATTTAAACCCTGTAGCACTGCGTCTCGTTCcgctgtgacctgatctaggtgggagctgcttcagcagcggggttggactggatgatctctaagggtcccttccaacctccaccatgctgtgactctatgataaAGGGAATCAAGAATTGGTAGTTATTACAGTCCCTTACTATGATAAATAAAATGCAGCTACTTCAAGCAGTTATTTACCCAGGAATACCTCAAACGCATGACGGTACCACAATATATAAGACATTACAAATAAATCTGCTTTATGAGTACAAGATAATAAAGAGAACCTTAAAAACACATTCTGCTGTTACCTCTGGTTTTTGTTGCAAGGGTTAGGGTTACAAGGATCCTTGGAAATACACGATCCAAACTCAAACTGACTGTCCTGGAGCCCGACACAACGGGCTATACACGCGCTGGGGTAGGTGCGTCCGTTCTGCCCACACACCGGCACAAACTGATCCACACAGTTACAGGGCAGACCTGGGAGAGGGACACACAAGGCAGGCACTTGGGGCACGCTTCCCTTCTTCAGCACAGTGCACACAACCCACCACCCAGGCAGCTGTGCCTTTGCAAAGATGTGCCTCCTTCTTCAGCCACTTCCCCATTCCCGTCTTTCAGTAGTACTGAGTACACACACCCGTACAAGCAGTAGGAAGGGATGTTTGTGCCCTGCCTTCCTGCTGATCCTACTCAGCTTTCTCCACTTTATCCCCCCCAAAAAtggagaaatgtattttttccccatttttcccctctgtccccAGAGGCATTACCGTGTCTCTACCTATTTTTCCCTCGTACCTGAGGTTCTGGTTGGCcaccagaaaaacaaacagctcaAAGACCGTATTAAGAACAACTTATCAAGTCTCTCCTGTTAACACCACATAAGGAATGGAGAAGCTCTAAGAGCAGAGCTAGGACTAGACGATCTTTCGAGgtgcccttccaacccccccgTCCTGTGTAACGCCGAGCTCACAGCTGTCACGGTTTGGGCAGTTACCTGTGAACTTGCGACGCTCATCTTCTGAACTGTGCTCCGTGAGACACTGCCGTGTGGAACAGATCAAGTTGCCAGCGAAGCACGAGCACACGTTGCAATCGATGTTAAAGGACGTTCCGTGGCCTTCGCAGACGTTAAGTACATGCATGCAAACAACCCGTGTCAGCGTGCCACGAGACACACATTCATCCGTGTTACACAGATACTACATCCTCATCACTAACTGCTCCTGTAATTTCCCTTATCCGCtttatttttccactgaaatacCTGGGTTTGGATTTCAAGTCTCGTCATATTTGTTTCATGAAAGTCTGCTGACATGTGGCTGTCATCAACTGAACAAGGAGGCAAGCACTTCCTCATCTCAAAGCCTGTGTAAATTAGGTTTCCTTCTGGTTTTAACAACAATTTAAAGTTGCAAAGAGACACACACtcaggaaacagcagcagtggcagagaaATCCTGGCTAGCAGGCTCCCTCTTTATTCATGCTAAAACTTCAAAGATACGTTCTCCTGAATTGATTTCACAGGAGACTGCTCAACTTTCAGCCACAGTCTCAAACATACTGCAAagctcctctgcagagctcGTTACTTTTCCTCCCTGTGCACTTTTTGTCAAGAAATAAGTGCCAATGCTCCATTCCAGCCTTTACTGCTTTGCACCATCTATTGTAGTTGCAATGTCAGCCTCAATAAGCAGTGTAAGTTCCAGTTTGGCTTTGAAGATGGTAGCAAAGCTGAAGAGCAACCCAGATCTAGATTCACAGGGGTCTGTGCTCGCTGGCTTTCTAAAAAGAATGCAACTGGCACCACCACAGCTGCTTTCTTACATGGAGCAATCTGCCTAATTGTTGCATTTGATAAGGCAGTAACCTTTTCCCATCTGAATCCAGGAATCACACTGCAAAGGGGAATTGCCCTTCAGTTTAGCAACCCCTGTTTGGTTTTGCCAACTGCCCACGAGACTGTTCTGTGTTTTATGGAAAATCAATTCATGTTGGCAATAGCCAATCTACCCATAACCACACGGCCACTGAATACACAGCTCTCCAGGAAAACAAGAGGAACCGTGCCTTACAAAATAAGgcatttcccttctctttcaaaGGGCTGAGATTAAGGATCGGGATCTTTGGGAAGTATTACAAGGGCTCAAGGAAAAGCCTCAGCATCTGAGCAACTGGGAAGAGGCACTCCTAGAGAAATGATGGCAGAACAGGAGGGGATGGGAGAGAAAGCCTCTGGCACAAAAAGCTCTGTTGTAACAGTAGTACTCAAGGGAAGAAGGGATTTGTCAGCAGGGAAAAAGCTTCCAAGGTCTGAAGGTATTGCCAAACACAGGATCCCTGAGGTGATTCTAAAGAATAAAGAGCAGCAGACTTAGGGTCCACTTGAGAACTGTCACTAACTTTTGGCTCTCACTATCAAGAGTGCACACAGCAAAGCACCCTCTCCATCAGCAGTCATTCCATTCACTGAGTCAGTGCACTGTGCAAAAACTGCATCAGATAAAGCATTCAGGGCTCTTTGTTTTTGAGAGGATGGTTTTAAACCCCACAGTCCTGATTTTATGACTAAACCCTGGCTTTTTGCAACTGGCATCCTCCTCCCCAGACACCTCTATTAGTCACTGGATATCCAGTGCTGTTAAAATAGACTGAGAGCACCCACAAAGCTGGAATCCAGGAAATGGGCAACCATTCAGAGTCAGTTACACTGTGCTTCAAACCTCACAACCACAGCGTGCTTAAAGCAGATGGATTTGTTTTGCTGTAGTTGCTTCATCCCTGCTGCTTGTTGGGCTCCTCTCAGAACTTCTcccctcctccatccccagaGCTCCCACCAGAAAGTTCTTCTGCCAGAAAGGAAGCTCCCTGTTACCAAATGCCACGAAATACAGGGGCTGTGAGGCAAGTCAGTGACCTGGTGTGTTAAACAGGACTGTCATTGGTTGAGGCAGACACAGCTCAGTGCTGATTTCAATAAAGGAACCCTCTGGCATATATAAGAATAAAACAAGCGTTATTATGGAGGGATGCAAACATTAACCTTTGCCTTGTCTGGTAAACTGCATTCAGAGTCTTCAACCGTCCCTCAGAACTCATTACCTGAGGAGCAGGTGCTGGATAAAGACACAACTACTGCTCTAAAACTTACTTTTCCTTTGTCCTCCAACAATGCACGACTTCTGGAGGTCAACACAACGCATCTCCATGCAGTTTTCCAGCAATCCACTGTGTCCACAGGTACAGATCTTGTAACAACCAACATCTCCAGCTGAGGATGGAACCTGAATAAGGGTACCTTGACGGACAATAAAATCTGAGGCTTCTCCCAGTTTGCAACCTATATACAAGGAGAAATTTCAGCTCATATTTAGTAAATACTTTGGCAAGTGCAGCTACCAGAAAGAACTAGTACTCTTTGACTTGTGAAAAGCTAAGGTGTTCCTAAAGCAGCCTCGCTCTCAAACCTTAGGCAAATTCACTCATTTCGCAGAGGCAACAAGGAGCAGTGGCAGAAGAAACTTGCTTGAGGCAGTGTTCTGAAAAACGTGGAGAAATGTCACTTTGCACAGAGGCTGCTAATTCCAACAGCTCTCAAGTCACTTCATTTCCCACAGCTCTGTACCACTACGAAATGAACGTGATATGGCAAAAACCCACGCGTATGCCTCACTCTCCCATGCAGAACCTGAACTGAATGGTCTCACAAGCAAAGTCCACTCATTTCCCCTCATATCTTCCATCATGTCTTCCTTCCCTGCTTGTATCTCTTATGTGAACACTGAAGGACTCGTAGAGAGACatgaagagaggagaaaggggggaaaagcaggaaagctgtatttaaaaacaaagaaggaaagagattttTACAACTGCAAGGAAGAGCTAATAAATGCTAAAACTACTCCAGGAGTGATGAGCTGCAACAAATCTCTGAGCACTTTCAACCAATAAAAGACTGAATTAAACCAAAAGTCACCTTCTAGAAGGCAGGCTGCAGCTTTTGAAAGCAAAGTAACTATGGTAACAGTTCTTTTAGGATTGTTAGCAATTCACTTCCCACAAGGTCCCAGTAACATATGCTTGTCAGCAAAATTCAGGTAAAGAGAAGTCCCAAGCCCCTTACCTGGCACACACAAATAGGGAAGACACAGTTCTCCAGACTGACAACCTTTTCTGTTGACTTCACATAACTGGTTGGCTGCACATGGATTTGGGTTACATGGATGGGTAACATCTTCGACGATGTTCCCTAAAGAGCTCGGGCCTGGAAACAGAACACACAGCATCTCTGCTGATGTCAACGAGGTTTGTTTCCCTTCAGTAAAGCACAGTGCTCCCTGCACTCAGTACAACTGTGGTTTGGGCAATCCTGTGAAAtgcatattttgttttcttaatgatACTTGTGGAAGATGGACATTACAAGGCAGTTGACATCCTTCAAAAGTTTAGCCCTCAATCCTGGAAACAATGAACCAGATCATTCTTCACCAGCAAGACGTATTTCCCCTTATCTTGTTTCCCCAGTAATTTCCCCTATATGACAAACACACACCTTGACAATGGCAATTGAATCAAGACAAGTCCCACAGTCAGTGGGATGTTTAAAGCATACTTGCTGTTTAACCAAGTTTGCTATCTTTGATAAACTCTTGTTTCTATCTTCCCCCAGCTCACTCCTAACTTTTGCCTGTTACAAGACCAAGGAAAGGGAAGACAacatggaaaagcagcagctgaatgGAAAGAGCCAATCAAAGCTTTAATACATCATCTGCTCTGCCATGGGGCCCCTCCTCATCTCCTGCTCCTCTCACCTTGGTACTACCTCTGCTGTTTCTCACTCTTCCTGTGCCCTTCTCTTCCATCTGCCTGGCACTTTTTACACTTTCATAACCACGATTTTATAGAGGCACCACAAACTTTTCTACGTGGCTCAGCTTTAGTCCATTGCCAAGCTGGCTGTGTCTGGCACAGTGCAGTCCCTCACAGCTTCCCATACAgcctctgcagcctccctgctgcCAAAACAACCTTCCCACATCCACCCAGTGCAGGAAGGAATACATGTGACAAGACACAGCAAGTTGAAAAATCCAATTTTCTTCAAGAggcctcaagctgccccaggggagctttagattggagctgaggaacaGCTTCTTCCCCcaaagggctgcccagggctgtgggggagtgtccatccctggagggatcccaaagccgtgtggttgtggggctgagggacatgagtCAGCTTacagggcttttccaacctcagggATTCCGTAAAGCGTCTCCAATTCAAAACAATTGTCTTTGACAGACATAACAAAAGTTACTAAAAGCAATGACAAGCATTCAAAGCATCTTGGTTTCTAGTTTTGTGGCACAGGTAGGTTGTTACTCACTGAGGTATGTATCCAATGGGATGCAGCTCTCCAAGTCATCTGTTGGAGACAAGAGCTCGCAAATACTTTCAGCCGAGTGGCCTTCAGGGAATTTAGTATGATCTCCACATTTCTTCAGGATCTCCACACAATCTGATCTTCATgcaaataaagaaacagaacttCATGAACACtacttgaaggaaaaaaggtcTTGCAtgaaaaagttttctttccacgtttcttcccttccccaaagccacagccttcccctcctgcctcaCAGCAGAGTGTTTATGTCTGTGCATGGACACTGTACGTTTCACACACAGGGGGACAAACAAATCTGTGATACAAAGACAGGAGCTATTCCTTACACTACTCTCTCTCTAATTTGGGCTTGGTGATCTCTCTTTTCTACAGCATCACATGCATATATCTTTCAAACATTTCCTTGCTTCACTAACATCTGAGTTGGATTCTCTCTCAGTACCTGTGCTATTTACCAAAACCTCTGTTATTTCCCTCCCCACAGAATACTTACTTGCAGATAATACTTCCTCTAGATTTGCTGTGGCAGGGTTTAATCTGCAGTGAGCAGGCAATTGCCTTCCACATTTCTGGCTGGCACTTTTTAATATCAAGCACGGGAATATTTATGAATGGCATCTTAATGCTCCCTTTTTCCCACAGCTTCATGTCATTCATGGCTCCCTGGTCTGACTGCGTGTTGCAGCTCCTGAAAAGCTCTGTTGGTCTTAAAAGAAGAAGGTAAGATATAGCACATGCACATAAGAAAGAAAACGCCACATATTTTACCTTTCACCATACGAGCTCTACAACCTTGATATGGCTTGCTTGGTGGGACAGAATAAATCAATGCCTTCCACAGCTCAGCAATATTAAAAGCAACCTGAGTtctgtttttaaggaaaataagctCTTTCAGACTCAAGGCTGAAACTCCTTGCTCACCTCTACCTCTCAGATGGAATATCCCTTCAATTTTTCTTACCTGAAGAAGGTTGACTCAAAAGCAAGTATCTCAGATATCCTGAACATGTGTGCAAATGTTTCCTGGTGAATCACTAATGCAAGCTGATCTACCATTTATGTTTGCCCAGGCTGCATCTATCACATACGTGATTCTACATCTCACACAACACTCAGGCTGCTGTATGTCAAAGGAAAGTCAGAGACCTCTACTAAACAACTCAGCTCTGACAAAACGTTGAGTGCTTTTTTGAAACTCAAACTGTTTGATTTGTCACCTTGCAATTTACCAATTCAGACACCACTTTCACATCATGCATTTTGCCCTAGACAGTATAAACCCACAGAAAcatctctgaaagaaaaggaattttccCAGAGTAATGTGTGAATTTAACAAGCATTTTCACCTTGTTTATAATACACAGCATTCCAATAATCGTGGCTGACTTGTCCATACGGTAAGCCAGAGGAACGTGCTGCTAACACACGATGCCATTTTACAAGTTCATGGGTTAGCTTTTACCCCTGTAAGTGTTGTTATGCCTGTTGTTAAATACATTCCCAGAAGTTTACcctcaagaaaaaaactatttattttgaagtatttgAAGAAACATCTGCAGAAAGACAGCTACACACAATCTCACAGCAAAGCCTCaacaacattttaaagaaagaaaatcaaagcacAGGAAATCCTTTATAAAATATTCAGTGTCTCTCTCCTACCTGTTATTAAAATTAGTGCAGTAAGTAAGATTTCTACAGCCCAGCTGACAAGGTTCTCGTACATCTGCTAAACAGGTCAACATGGAAACTTCAACTGCATTATACTCACAGAAGCGATCAAACTCTTGCCAGCTCTGTGAATTGCCCCAGCTCGTGCTATAAAGTTTAGTGCAGAGCTctctgaagaacaaaaaaagaacaaagaacaaagaaaatgaaattctaAGGACAGCAATTGTTGGGATATAGCAGAGCCTGTTGTTTCTTTGCTGATGACAACAGCCTGCACTCGCTGCAGGAGACTGCCTTGGCACCCACAAGGTCTGCAGGAGTGCCCCAATGTgctcaaagcaaaaaaaccccacttcaCTGGTTTTTAGgcttttcagttttgcttaAGAATGCTAGCAAGTCTCTAGGCTAGGAAGACTGCAAGAGTTCAGAATCTAAAACTGCAATACCAATGAAAATGTAACAGCTGAAAACCTCAACTAACGAATTTGAGACAAGAACTATTCCAGCTCACGTTATTTGCAACATATCTAGGTTGACATGATATAATGAACAACTCCCAAACCCATCCTTCAACTTCAAatcacacctcctcctcctccagaaATCATTAGCAACCTGCTCTTCAAA contains:
- the RECK gene encoding reversion-inducing cysteine-rich protein with Kazal motifs isoform X1, yielding MAAAARCPWALLCLAAAPLLFPAAAGLSCCYHAKDNLMCRDVCEQILSSKSDSRLKHLLQRAPEYCPESMGEVWGCINSSLPGVLKKSDGWVGLGCCELAIAVECRQACKQASAKNDILKVCRKEYENALFSCINRNEMGSVCCSYAGHHTNCREYCQAIFRTDSSPGPSQIKAVENYCASISPQLIHCVNNYTQSYPMRNPTDSLYCCDRAEDYACQAACKRILMSMKTELEIVDGLIEGCKTMPLPQDPLWQCFLESSRSVHPGVTVHPPPSTGLDGAKLHCCSKANSSTCRELCTKLYSTSWGNSQSWQEFDRFCEYNAVEVSMLTCLADVREPCQLGCRNLTYCTNFNNRPTELFRSCNTQSDQGAMNDMKLWEKGSIKMPFINIPVLDIKKCQPEMWKAIACSLQIKPCHSKSRGSIICKSDCVEILKKCGDHTKFPEGHSAESICELLSPTDDLESCIPLDTYLSPSSLGNIVEDVTHPCNPNPCAANQLCEVNRKGCQSGELCLPYLCVPGCKLGEASDFIVRQGTLIQVPSSAGDVGCYKICTCGHSGLLENCMEMRCVDLQKSCIVGGQRKSHGTSFNIDCNVCSCFAGNLICSTRQCLTEHSSEDERRKFTGLPCNCVDQFVPVCGQNGRTYPSACIARCVGLQDSQFEFGSCISKDPCNPNPCNKNQRCIPKKQVCLTSFGKFECSQHECVPRQLSCDQTRDPVCDTDNVEYANLCTLYQKGKSLAYRGPCQPFCKSVEPVCGHNGETYSSVCAAYAERVAVDYRGPCQAVGVLSDYGFHSECAFVKCPQLSAAACKPVIAPGACCPICAGMLRILYDKDKLDTFARVTNKKPITVLEILEKLRLHISVPQCDVFGYLSIESEIVILIIPVDHNPKPLQIEACNKEAEKIESLINSDSPTLASHVPLSALIASRVQVSFSISSPSVTVVPVLHSLIISLLSTVAACLCSA
- the RECK gene encoding reversion-inducing cysteine-rich protein with Kazal motifs isoform X2, translating into MGEVWGCINSSLPGVLKKSDGWVGLGCCELAIAVECRQACKQASAKNDILKVCRKEYENALFSCINRNEMGSVCCSYAGHHTNCREYCQAIFRTDSSPGPSQIKAVENYCASISPQLIHCVNNYTQSYPMRNPTDSLYCCDRAEDYACQAACKRILMSMKTELEIVDGLIEGCKTMPLPQDPLWQCFLESSRSVHPGVTVHPPPSTGLDGAKLHCCSKANSSTCRELCTKLYSTSWGNSQSWQEFDRFCEYNAVEVSMLTCLADVREPCQLGCRNLTYCTNFNNRPTELFRSCNTQSDQGAMNDMKLWEKGSIKMPFINIPVLDIKKCQPEMWKAIACSLQIKPCHSKSRGSIICKSDCVEILKKCGDHTKFPEGHSAESICELLSPTDDLESCIPLDTYLSPSSLGNIVEDVTHPCNPNPCAANQLCEVNRKGCQSGELCLPYLCVPGCKLGEASDFIVRQGTLIQVPSSAGDVGCYKICTCGHSGLLENCMEMRCVDLQKSCIVGGQRKSHGTSFNIDCNVCSCFAGNLICSTRQCLTEHSSEDERRKFTGLPCNCVDQFVPVCGQNGRTYPSACIARCVGLQDSQFEFGSCISKDPCNPNPCNKNQRCIPKKQVCLTSFGKFECSQHECVPRQLSCDQTRDPVCDTDNVEYANLCTLYQKGKSLAYRGPCQPFCKSVEPVCGHNGETYSSVCAAYAERVAVDYRGPCQAVGVLSDYGFHSECAFVKCPQLSAAACKPVIAPGACCPICAGMLRILYDKDKLDTFARVTNKKPITVLEILEKLRLHISVPQCDVFGYLSIESEIVILIIPVDHNPKPLQIEACNKEAEKIESLINSDSPTLASHVPLSALIASRVQVSFSISSPSVTVVPVLHSLIISLLSTVAACLCSA